The proteins below come from a single Eucalyptus grandis isolate ANBG69807.140 chromosome 3, ASM1654582v1, whole genome shotgun sequence genomic window:
- the LOC120291693 gene encoding uncharacterized protein LOC120291693: protein MKMNRLDGKEVHRPASSASAYAPDANASNHNGENGGEKRRSRRRRRRSRSARARGSRHGSSRRSRSGSPSSTSQEPPPVHPPRGRYPSHQHSPPWGRLLVEAVGDVSPYAGSALFDQEGSCLFAYGSPLLLLVLGPLAVERMMVATDDFVEADNVEAIISRIEHKSRKIESLLKQSKLVEPLKTALEGSPPNTGDKQCKVRPVFFGGCLLLVSVDLSGW from the exons atgaagatgaatcGTCTTGACGGTAAAGAAG tccaTCGCcccgcctcctccgcctccgcctacgCGCCCGATGCCAACGCGTCGAACCACAACggcgaaaatggaggagagaaacGACGAAGCAGAAGACGGAGACGAAGAAGCAGAAgcgcgcgcgctcggggttctaGACATGGGTCGTCGCGTCGATCGCGTTCCGGCTCGCCCTCGTCTACCTCCCAGGAACCTCCGCCTGTCCACCCGCCCAGAGGTCGCTACCCCTCTCACCAGCATTCGCCGCC TTGGGGAAGGCTACTGGTTGAAGCAGTCGGTGATGTCTCTCCCTACGCAGGTTCGGCTCTGTTCGATCAGGAAGGAAGCTGCTTGTTTGCCTACGGTTCTCCTTTGCTGTTGCTCGTTCTCGGACCTCTCGCTGTCGAAAG AATGATGGTGGCGACGGACGACTTCGTGGAGGCAGACAACGTGGAGGCCATCATCTCCAGGATCGAGCACAAGTCCCGCAAGATCGAGAGCTTGCTCAAGCA GTCGAAGCTAGTGGAGCCTCTCAAGACTGCCCTCGAAGGATCGCCTCCGAACACGGGGGACAAGCAATGCAAGGTTCGCCCTGTTTTTTTTGGTGGGTGTTTGCTGCTTGTATCGGTAGATCTTTCCGGGTGGTGA